A DNA window from Robbsia sp. KACC 23696 contains the following coding sequences:
- a CDS encoding GPW/gp25 family protein, translating into MAEIEKLSRGERGWQFPVEFKPEGPVMSQTDLLNVEQDLKHMMQVLPGERIMRPLFGCDWLSILFKNLTEDLQAEIKAIVADAVMRNEPRVVVEDIAVVQDAQDIHALHIGVVYRVAGHDVVKKMAMKVGV; encoded by the coding sequence ATGGCAGAGATCGAAAAGCTGAGTCGCGGCGAACGAGGGTGGCAGTTCCCGGTTGAATTCAAACCCGAAGGTCCGGTGATGTCGCAAACGGACTTGTTGAATGTCGAGCAGGACTTGAAACACATGATGCAGGTCTTGCCGGGAGAGCGGATCATGCGGCCCTTGTTCGGCTGCGATTGGCTTTCGATTCTGTTCAAGAATTTGACCGAAGACTTGCAGGCCGAGATCAAGGCGATTGTTGCCGATGCGGTCATGCGGAACGAGCCGAGAGTGGTCGTCGAAGATATTGCCGTGGTTCAGGACGCGCAGGACATTCACGCTTTGCATATCGGCGTTGTCTACCGGGTGGCGGGACACGATGTCGTGAAGAAGATGGCGATGAAAGTTGGCGTGTAG
- a CDS encoding phage baseplate assembly protein V: protein MGAPKYSPFLGVIPAIELDTKALQYMRVTDFEVVQQVNGIPSLRMTLKRKDTSPMKWDMFDRDVASFVPGTKIALSMPMPTAERTQTLFAGIVTSQRIVWDKDQSNPVLMVRAEHALRKLDGPLVSDIYQKRSDKSVLTELLEKYVTLGKNDIKGPDHEQLIQWRCSHWYWLRRRLRASGIWLLPHMDKVDCVLPSLSGARVHKIHPTADVPDLPVLEQVEWQCDNSTISAQMEGRHWDIAQQNVSPTVLANPAQIGSGGLDPRRIRSLTNETWQFYDAVSLVDGEMQPKLDGRFLMQHAAAVTTRLTLRADVQTLRYRLGDIVELGGLGTRASGLALMCGIRHRWDPPHFTTTVTTGLDDPLAIDAAALPRASALTVAVVADYEEDETQADRIRIRLPELGEQTIWARFAKPFASAGSGFHLYPKPKDEVLVAFIDDDPRYPVVLGATHNPVNMAPMPDDAKTDRQAWRGWIEVDDETKRFLGVNFADAHVRIESRDSVLHVGTAGRDSETDDHRSRLHIGKDGVDASGATVTIDASDKVTVKGASHVAIVGKAIDLKQHDS from the coding sequence ATGGGTGCGCCAAAGTACTCGCCATTCTTAGGTGTCATTCCCGCGATCGAACTCGATACCAAGGCGTTGCAGTACATGCGCGTTACGGATTTCGAGGTTGTGCAGCAGGTCAACGGCATTCCCAGTTTGCGCATGACCCTCAAGCGCAAAGATACGTCACCGATGAAATGGGATATGTTCGACCGCGACGTGGCGTCGTTTGTTCCCGGAACCAAAATCGCGCTGAGCATGCCGATGCCCACGGCGGAGCGTACACAGACGCTTTTCGCAGGGATCGTCACGTCACAACGTATCGTCTGGGATAAGGATCAGTCGAACCCGGTTCTGATGGTCCGCGCCGAACACGCCTTGCGGAAGCTGGACGGACCGTTAGTCAGCGACATCTATCAGAAAAGAAGCGACAAATCGGTTTTGACCGAGTTGCTTGAAAAATACGTGACGCTCGGCAAGAACGATATCAAGGGCCCGGATCATGAGCAATTGATTCAATGGCGGTGTAGTCACTGGTACTGGCTACGTCGGCGGCTGCGCGCTTCCGGCATATGGCTCTTGCCACATATGGACAAGGTGGACTGCGTATTGCCGTCCCTGTCAGGGGCTAGGGTTCACAAGATCCATCCCACGGCGGATGTACCCGACCTCCCCGTTCTCGAACAGGTTGAATGGCAGTGCGATAACAGCACGATATCGGCCCAGATGGAAGGGCGACACTGGGACATCGCTCAGCAAAATGTCTCCCCGACGGTGCTTGCCAACCCGGCGCAGATCGGCAGTGGCGGCCTCGATCCACGTCGCATCCGCTCGCTCACGAACGAGACATGGCAATTTTACGACGCCGTCTCGCTGGTGGACGGTGAAATGCAGCCTAAGCTCGACGGTCGCTTTTTGATGCAGCACGCGGCCGCGGTGACTACGCGGCTGACGCTCAGAGCTGATGTGCAGACGCTGCGTTATCGTTTAGGCGATATCGTCGAACTGGGTGGCTTGGGCACGCGTGCAAGCGGTCTTGCCTTGATGTGCGGCATCCGTCATCGGTGGGATCCGCCGCATTTTACAACCACGGTGACAACCGGTCTCGACGATCCCTTGGCAATCGACGCGGCAGCGTTGCCGCGTGCGTCGGCGCTCACTGTCGCGGTGGTCGCCGACTACGAAGAAGACGAAACGCAAGCCGATCGCATTCGGATCAGGCTGCCCGAGCTGGGAGAGCAGACGATTTGGGCGCGCTTTGCCAAGCCGTTTGCGAGTGCCGGAAGCGGATTCCATCTATACCCTAAGCCGAAAGACGAAGTATTGGTCGCGTTTATCGATGACGATCCTCGATACCCGGTGGTTCTGGGCGCCACGCACAATCCCGTCAACATGGCGCCGATGCCGGACGACGCGAAGACCGATCGGCAAGCCTGGCGCGGCTGGATCGAGGTGGACGACGAGACGAAGCGGTTCTTGGGAGTCAATTTTGCCGATGCGCATGTCCGTATCGAGTCACGGGACAGCGTATTGCACGTGGGCACGGCCGGACGCGATAGCGAAACCGACGATCACCGCAGTCGGCTGCATATTGGCAAAGACGGTGTCGACGCCAGCGGCGCGACCGTCACGATCGACGCGTCGGACAAGGTGACGGTAAAGGGCGCCAGCCATGTCGCGATCGTCGGCAAGGCGATCGATCTGAAGCAGCACGATTCGTGA
- a CDS encoding DUF5908 family protein, which produces MNEIHELVIEARIDGRPIGEIAHSPSRIDNRHAQREKAQMIDEIVHEVLQRLGESSTGKWR; this is translated from the coding sequence ATGAATGAAATTCACGAACTGGTCATCGAAGCCCGCATCGACGGACGGCCAATCGGCGAAATAGCGCACTCGCCGAGCCGTATCGACAATCGGCATGCCCAGCGAGAGAAGGCGCAGATGATCGACGAAATCGTCCATGAAGTGTTACAGCGGCTCGGCGAGTCGTCGACTGGGAAATGGAGGTAA
- a CDS encoding phage tail protein, which produces MNRESLFEPEVGYRFVVGCFFRPEGTGISGVLGSALRLVPSPLDFRFQRVSGLQRQVQTSSFRQGGDNVATVFLPERVTHGNLVLERGVMTLSPLTMAFADAMSRFQTHPCDVVVSLLNHQSLPISTWTFINAIPVGWRTGDLDASSSSVLVNSLELAYREMHFLGIKA; this is translated from the coding sequence ATGAATCGCGAAAGTTTGTTTGAGCCGGAAGTCGGCTATCGCTTTGTCGTCGGTTGTTTCTTCAGGCCCGAGGGAACGGGCATATCGGGTGTTCTCGGATCCGCGCTGCGCCTGGTGCCGAGTCCGCTTGATTTCCGCTTCCAACGGGTTTCCGGACTACAACGTCAGGTTCAGACCAGTAGCTTTCGTCAAGGAGGCGACAACGTCGCCACGGTCTTTCTGCCCGAGCGCGTCACGCACGGCAATTTGGTACTGGAGCGCGGGGTGATGACCTTGTCGCCGCTGACGATGGCGTTTGCCGATGCGATGAGCCGCTTCCAAACGCATCCCTGCGACGTGGTCGTATCGCTATTGAATCATCAGAGTCTGCCGATCAGCACGTGGACCTTCATTAATGCGATTCCGGTGGGCTGGCGCACCGGCGACCTCGATGCAAGCAGCTCCTCGGTGCTTGTGAACTCCTTGGAGCTGGCTTATCGAGAGATGCACTTTCTGGGGATCAAGGCATGA
- a CDS encoding phage tail sheath C-terminal domain-containing protein, with translation MKRSLVTIDSTILPPDDEAVRTAMPVFVIENHGLSEKNVVLKGRSFAEIAAGMDGTNAKWDAIGQKSVSSFFSNGGEVCYVLLSRHLHVNFQKKAFRLAEVERDVPEATLLVAPETYGYLGNWTTLLTDAATSNRLFCLIDLPENTGDAFSEITKFTAELSESAKSAGAAYWPYLIERSVSDGKILESTVAPSAAAAAAIQRTDATSGVWGAPANVRLPAVLRPISHTSHPDLLEKGANTVRTFPGRGALLWGARTMVSDTKSPTAYIQTKRTITFIQNGLQAQLRPMVFDVNNALLWRTCEARVTAYLTEIWRAGGLAGATANAAFSVQVGEGITMTAEDIAQGKLIMAVSFTLHPILTAVKLALTMRQGESHIAVTDVSATTQGATQ, from the coding sequence ATGAAACGATCACTTGTAACCATAGACAGCACGATATTGCCGCCCGACGACGAGGCCGTGCGTACCGCCATGCCGGTATTCGTCATCGAAAACCACGGATTGTCCGAGAAGAATGTCGTCCTCAAGGGAAGATCGTTCGCCGAGATCGCGGCGGGGATGGATGGAACGAATGCCAAATGGGATGCGATCGGGCAAAAAAGCGTGTCGTCGTTTTTTTCGAATGGCGGAGAGGTCTGCTACGTGCTGTTAAGCAGGCATCTCCATGTCAACTTTCAGAAGAAGGCCTTCCGTCTCGCCGAGGTCGAGCGGGACGTGCCGGAAGCCACCTTGCTCGTGGCACCTGAGACATATGGGTATTTGGGTAACTGGACCACGCTGCTGACCGACGCGGCGACGTCCAATCGCCTGTTTTGCCTTATCGACTTGCCGGAAAACACGGGCGACGCATTCAGCGAGATCACGAAGTTCACGGCGGAATTGTCTGAAAGCGCGAAAAGCGCAGGCGCGGCCTATTGGCCTTATCTGATCGAACGTTCCGTCAGTGACGGGAAGATCCTTGAAAGTACCGTCGCGCCGTCCGCCGCGGCCGCGGCAGCGATTCAGCGCACCGACGCGACTTCCGGCGTATGGGGGGCCCCCGCCAACGTGCGGTTGCCGGCCGTCCTCCGGCCGATTTCGCATACGAGCCACCCGGATCTGTTGGAAAAGGGCGCCAATACGGTGCGTACCTTCCCGGGTCGTGGGGCCCTGCTATGGGGGGCGAGAACCATGGTCAGCGACACGAAGAGCCCGACGGCCTACATACAGACCAAACGGACTATCACCTTCATCCAGAATGGCTTGCAGGCGCAGCTTCGCCCGATGGTATTCGATGTAAACAACGCCTTGCTATGGCGGACCTGCGAGGCCCGTGTCACCGCCTACCTGACCGAGATCTGGCGGGCGGGCGGCCTGGCCGGCGCCACCGCCAACGCGGCGTTTTCCGTGCAGGTGGGCGAAGGCATCACGATGACCGCGGAGGATATTGCGCAGGGCAAGTTGATCATGGCGGTCAGCTTTACGCTGCATCCGATATTGACGGCCGTGAAACTGGCTTTGACGATGCGTCAGGGCGAATCGCACATCGCCGTCACGGACGTTTCGGCAACGACGCAAGGAGCGACGCAATGA